The Pungitius pungitius chromosome 8, fPunPun2.1, whole genome shotgun sequence genome has a window encoding:
- the sdhb gene encoding succinate dehydrogenase [ubiquinone] iron-sulfur subunit, mitochondrial, protein MSVLGLTSLSRCGVMAFRSPAGLVAVRFAQTAAAPAAEARVKKFQIYRWDPDTPGDKPRMQTYDIDLNACGPMVLDALIKIKNEMDPTLTFRRSCREGICGSCAMNINGGNTLACLDKIDTNVGKPTKIYPLPHMYVVKDLVPDMSNFYAQYKSIEPYLKKKDDSKEGKEQYLQSVEDRQKLDGLYECILCACCSTSCPSYWWNGDKYLGPAVLMQAYRWMIDSRDEFTEERLSKLQDPFSLYRCHTIMNCTKTCPKGLNPGKAIAEIKKMMATYKENKAAAVV, encoded by the exons GCGGTCCGCTTCGCTCAAACAGCAGCGGCACCAGCAGCTGAAGCGAGAGTGAAGAAGTTCCAGATCTACAGATGGGACCCGGACACTCCAGGAGACAAACCCCGCATGCAGACCTATGACATCGACCTGAACGC CTGTGGCCCAATGGTTCTTGATGCCCTGATCAAGATAAAAAATGAGATGGACCCCACTCTGACCTTCCGCCGCTCCTGCAGAGAAG GTATTTGTGGCTCCTGTGCAATGAACATTAATGGAGGGAACACACTTGCATGCCTCGACAAGATTGACACCAACGTTGGCAAGCCAACTAAGATTTACCCTCTACCACACATGTATGTGGTCAAGGACCTGGTACCC GACATGAGTAACTTCTATGCACAGTATAAGTCTATTGAGCCCtacctgaagaagaaggatgacTCTAAGGAAGGGAAGGAGCAGTACCTGCAGAGTGTGGAGGACAGACAGAAACTG GACGGTCTGTACGAATGTATCCTGTGCGCCTGCTGCAGTACGAGCTGTCCCAGCTACTGGTGGAATGGAGACAAATACCTCGGGCCTGCTGTGCtgatgcag GCATATCGTTGGATGATCGACTCACGAGACGAATTCACAGAGGAACGCCTGTCCAAGCTGCAGGATCCTTTCTCCCTTTACCGCTGCCACACCATCATGAACTGCACCAAGACCTGTCCCAAG GGCCTGAACCCAGGGAAAGCGATCGCTGAGATCAAGAAGATGATGGCCACGTACAAGGAGAAcaaggctgctgctgttgtctgA